A single genomic interval of Alistipes provencensis harbors:
- the purB gene encoding adenylosuccinate lyase: MLTPLTAISPVDGRYRNKTEKLADYFSEQALIRYRIRVEVEYFIALCELPLPQLAGIDRSKFAALRSLYTDFSEADARRVKEIESVTNHDVKAIEYIIKEKMDTLGLEAYKEFVHFGLTSQDINNTAIPLSLKEAMTGVYYPAVEEVRGKLASFAEQWRAVPMLARTHGQPASPTSLGKEFMVFVERIEKQLAMLHDIAVPAKFGGATGNFNAHRAAYPAIDWIDFANRFVSEKLGLCRSQYTTQIEHYDNLAAIFDNMKRIDTILVDLSRDMWTYISMEYFKQQIKAGEVGSSAMPHKVNPIDFENAEGNFGIANAVFEHLASKLPVSRLQRDLTDSTVLRNIGVPMAHAVIALQSLMKGLNKVILNPEALERDLENNWAVVAEGIQTILRREGFPKPYEALKALTRTNAHITRESIAAFIETLDVAESVKAELRALSPSTYTGVFR; the protein is encoded by the coding sequence ATGTTAACCCCCCTTACAGCCATTTCGCCCGTCGACGGGCGTTACCGTAATAAAACGGAGAAACTCGCCGATTATTTTTCCGAGCAGGCCCTCATCCGCTACCGCATCCGCGTCGAGGTCGAGTATTTCATCGCCCTCTGCGAACTGCCCCTGCCGCAGCTTGCCGGGATCGACCGCTCGAAATTCGCCGCCCTGCGCTCGCTGTACACCGATTTTTCGGAGGCCGACGCCCGGCGTGTCAAGGAGATCGAGTCGGTTACGAACCACGATGTCAAAGCCATCGAGTACATCATTAAGGAGAAAATGGACACTTTGGGGCTCGAAGCCTACAAGGAGTTCGTACACTTCGGCCTCACGTCGCAGGACATCAACAACACGGCCATCCCGCTCTCGCTCAAGGAGGCCATGACGGGGGTCTACTACCCCGCCGTCGAGGAGGTCCGCGGCAAGCTGGCGTCGTTCGCCGAGCAGTGGCGCGCCGTGCCGATGCTGGCCCGCACGCACGGACAGCCCGCCTCGCCGACCTCGCTGGGCAAGGAGTTCATGGTCTTCGTCGAGCGCATCGAGAAACAATTGGCCATGCTCCACGACATCGCCGTGCCGGCCAAGTTCGGCGGCGCCACGGGTAACTTCAACGCCCACCGCGCAGCCTATCCCGCGATCGACTGGATCGATTTCGCCAACCGCTTCGTGAGTGAGAAGCTAGGGCTCTGCCGTTCGCAGTACACCACGCAGATCGAGCATTACGACAATCTGGCGGCGATCTTCGACAACATGAAGCGCATCGACACCATCCTCGTCGACCTCTCGCGCGATATGTGGACCTATATTTCGATGGAGTACTTCAAACAGCAGATCAAAGCCGGGGAGGTCGGTTCGAGCGCCATGCCCCACAAGGTCAACCCCATCGACTTCGAGAACGCCGAGGGCAACTTCGGCATCGCCAACGCCGTTTTCGAACACCTCGCATCGAAACTCCCCGTTTCGCGCCTGCAGCGCGACCTGACGGATTCGACCGTCCTGCGCAACATCGGTGTGCCGATGGCCCACGCGGTGATCGCCCTGCAGTCGCTGATGAAGGGGCTCAACAAGGTGATCCTCAACCCCGAGGCTCTGGAACGCGATCTGGAGAACAACTGGGCCGTCGTGGCCGAGGGCATCCAGACCATCCTGCGCCGCGAAGGTTTCCCGAAGCCCTACGAGGCGCTGAAAGCCCTCACACGCACCAACGCCCACATCACCCGCGAATCGATCGCGGCGTTCATCGAGACGCTCGACGTGGCGGAATCGGTCAAAGCGGAGCTGCGGGCCCTCTCGCCCTCGACCTATACGGGTGTATTCCGGTAG
- a CDS encoding PL29 family lyase N-terminal domain-containing protein: MKKLFVICVWALLLGGCESDSGNGPDDVPPPANPVSPELKQKAKDLNAGLVALRELTGAMSRSAVGAVTEGETGTLVAFRDGTEVTVACDAEAAEAPLIGIAAAEDIYYWTLAAEKDAPWLKDASGARMPVSGAVPVTDVDDKGYWTVTTGEAAPWRIMDAAGEPIEASEEVQVVLFRSVTTAEGRVKVTLTDGGELSAAKVDDLSASGTANCYVVSAPGTYAFNAKVRGNGAGEAASAGFDPAIEIADGMTADWVWTDREGLVSDVALDAESGEIVFTVGEGKGNALVALVQAGAIVWSWHIWVTDAPQTMAYENGVVFMDRNLGAVGTAVGSTDAYGMYYQWGRKDPFYWGETTEVPASSAAFSEAKRLTVVNPAYETLMWGFSKTAVTPEAAAANPMTFYNNTVGTGYNWLSKPSAKLWGEAKLLNDPCPPGYKVPDIDAWENLSSGRDYIDGVSAWDVENYGVTYTYNGQTAWYPGQGYRMYSSGAIVGQRATSGGSGGYWSSKATAAKSYYLFIKKQLSSSSGSINPELDTHRSYGYTVRCCKE; encoded by the coding sequence ATGAAAAAGTTATTCGTAATTTGCGTCTGGGCGCTGCTCCTCGGCGGATGTGAAAGCGATTCGGGCAACGGTCCCGACGATGTACCCCCCCCCGCCAATCCCGTCTCCCCGGAACTGAAACAGAAGGCTAAAGATCTCAATGCCGGACTCGTTGCGCTCCGGGAGCTGACCGGTGCGATGTCGCGCTCGGCGGTCGGTGCCGTGACGGAGGGCGAAACGGGAACGCTCGTCGCGTTCCGCGACGGTACGGAGGTGACCGTCGCCTGCGATGCGGAGGCTGCCGAAGCCCCGCTGATCGGGATTGCCGCCGCTGAGGATATTTATTACTGGACGCTTGCCGCCGAAAAGGATGCGCCGTGGCTGAAAGACGCTTCGGGTGCACGGATGCCCGTTTCGGGCGCCGTGCCGGTGACGGATGTCGACGACAAGGGTTACTGGACCGTGACGACGGGCGAGGCGGCGCCGTGGCGGATCATGGATGCCGCCGGGGAGCCGATCGAAGCGTCGGAGGAGGTGCAGGTGGTTCTGTTCCGTTCGGTGACGACGGCGGAGGGCCGTGTGAAAGTCACGCTGACCGACGGCGGAGAGCTTTCGGCGGCGAAGGTCGACGACCTGAGCGCCTCGGGAACGGCCAACTGCTATGTGGTTTCGGCTCCGGGAACCTATGCGTTCAATGCGAAAGTGCGCGGTAACGGCGCGGGCGAAGCGGCTTCGGCGGGTTTCGACCCGGCGATCGAGATCGCTGACGGCATGACGGCCGACTGGGTGTGGACCGACCGGGAAGGGCTGGTTTCGGACGTTGCCCTCGATGCGGAGTCCGGGGAGATCGTCTTCACGGTCGGCGAGGGCAAAGGCAACGCGCTGGTCGCCCTCGTGCAGGCGGGTGCGATCGTGTGGAGCTGGCACATCTGGGTGACCGACGCCCCGCAGACGATGGCTTATGAGAACGGCGTGGTCTTTATGGACCGCAACTTGGGCGCCGTGGGAACTGCCGTCGGCAGTACGGATGCTTACGGCATGTATTACCAGTGGGGGCGCAAGGACCCGTTCTACTGGGGTGAAACGACTGAAGTGCCGGCAAGTTCGGCGGCTTTCAGCGAAGCCAAAAGGCTTACCGTCGTAAATCCCGCCTATGAGACCCTGATGTGGGGCTTTTCCAAAACTGCTGTGACGCCGGAAGCTGCCGCGGCCAATCCGATGACTTTCTATAACAATACCGTCGGAACAGGTTACAACTGGCTGTCGAAGCCCAGCGCGAAGTTGTGGGGCGAAGCCAAACTGCTCAATGATCCGTGCCCTCCGGGATACAAGGTGCCGGATATAGACGCATGGGAGAATCTGAGTTCGGGACGCGACTACATCGACGGCGTGTCGGCATGGGATGTCGAAAACTATGGCGTGACCTATACCTACAACGGGCAGACGGCTTGGTATCCGGGGCAGGGCTACCGCATGTACAGTTCCGGGGCCATCGTCGGCCAACGGGCCACGAGTGGCGGTTCGGGCGGTTACTGGTCGTCGAAAGCTACGGCGGCCAAGTCCTATTATCTGTTTATCAAGAAGCAGCTCAGCTCCTCCTCCGGGTCGATCAATCCGGAACTGGACACACATCGCTCCTACGGTTATACGGTGCGCTGCTGCAAGGAGTAG
- a CDS encoding DUF4834 family protein: MNFFTAIIDSLVGFVQRNPLTTLLIVILALGAPALLKGIALFILYFLMGIVVLAIVLMLVFRWRIHKVRRQMEEQFGEGFGEQGGFRQRNSGSPFAERERRGREGEVRVHKTAGTPEKRVSKDVGDYVDFEEEKEQ; the protein is encoded by the coding sequence ATGAATTTCTTCACGGCAATAATCGACTCGCTGGTGGGTTTCGTGCAGCGCAATCCGCTCACGACGCTCCTTATCGTCATACTGGCGCTCGGCGCCCCCGCGCTGCTGAAAGGCATCGCGCTATTTATCTTGTATTTTCTTATGGGAATCGTAGTATTGGCAATCGTGCTGATGCTGGTCTTCCGCTGGCGTATCCATAAGGTCCGCAGACAGATGGAGGAGCAGTTCGGCGAAGGCTTCGGGGAGCAGGGCGGATTCCGGCAGCGGAATTCCGGCTCGCCGTTTGCGGAACGGGAACGCAGGGGCCGCGAAGGCGAGGTGCGCGTGCACAAGACCGCCGGGACGCCCGAAAAACGCGTATCGAAGGACGTGGGCGACTACGTCGATTTCGAGGAGGAAAAGGAACAGTAG